Proteins encoded within one genomic window of Bradyrhizobium sp. AZCC 1719:
- a CDS encoding type II toxin-antitoxin system RelE/ParE family toxin, with the protein MNPIWSPEEIADLAALRAYIAQDDPAAAQRVALHIIRNVETLLPNSPEMGRPGRVPGTRELVIPRTPYIVPYRLVGNTIQVLRVFHSARRWPDAF; encoded by the coding sequence ATGAACCCCATCTGGTCGCCAGAGGAGATTGCCGACCTCGCGGCGTTGCGGGCTTACATCGCGCAGGACGATCCTGCGGCGGCGCAACGAGTTGCGCTCCATATCATCCGCAATGTTGAGACGCTACTTCCCAATAGCCCCGAAATGGGGCGGCCGGGTCGAGTTCCGGGGACGCGGGAGCTCGTGATCCCGAGGACGCCATACATCGTGCCGTACCGTCTGGTCGGCAACACGATCCAAGTCCTGCGGGTCTTCCACAGTGCACGCCGGTGGCCCGACGCTTTTTGA
- a CDS encoding caspase family protein yields MRAFLGVVLTAWLILLAGQPAWADKRVALVIGNSSYRNVAKLSNPANDAAAVAAMFKSAGFDTVESKLNLTVGELRKTLRDFGGKSRDADVAVIYYAGHGIELDGTNYLIPVDATLETDTDVLDETLSLDRVLVAVEPAKQLRLVILDACRDNPFAKTMKRTIASRAIGRGLAKVEPSSPNTMIAFAAKAGSTASDGDSKNSPFAAALVNHLTKPGLDLRKAFGFVRDDVLKATGNAQEPFVYGSLGGNDVTLVPAAPAVVAAPVDQDATMRRDYEFADRVGTKPVWDAFIEKYPSGFFTALAKAQRDKLAAEAARIEATNKAKAAQEEQARLVAEGAKAAEQARAAEQAKAAEKARIAAEQAKKAEEAKVAEAERAKAAAIAKAAEEAKAAEAARASAEAKAAAEKKAKEEKLAALTPPSDQSDQPRAVDLPRSLQAELRRVGCNTGAVDGNWNAASQRSLDLFNKHAGMKLEVKVASVDALDVVKSKTTRVCPLICDHGFKVDGERCTKITCRAGYEVGNDNTCEKIEVKKPAAKRDDPKRDKSERAKVDAVPSKPEASGQIICAQQGGCRPVAKGCRLVYGPVFSGTNNVWQNKEVCN; encoded by the coding sequence ATGCGCGCGTTTTTGGGGGTGGTCCTGACGGCCTGGCTGATTTTGCTGGCTGGCCAGCCCGCGTGGGCTGACAAGCGCGTCGCGCTGGTGATCGGCAATTCGTCCTACCGGAACGTGGCCAAACTCAGTAATCCCGCGAATGACGCGGCGGCGGTTGCCGCGATGTTCAAGTCGGCGGGCTTCGACACCGTCGAATCCAAGCTAAATCTGACCGTTGGCGAATTGCGCAAGACGCTGCGCGACTTCGGGGGCAAGAGCCGGGACGCCGATGTCGCCGTTATCTATTACGCTGGCCACGGCATCGAGCTTGATGGCACCAATTATCTCATCCCGGTCGACGCGACGCTTGAGACCGATACAGATGTTCTGGACGAGACGCTGTCGCTGGACCGTGTGCTGGTTGCGGTCGAGCCGGCGAAGCAATTGCGGCTGGTCATCCTCGATGCCTGCAGGGATAATCCGTTCGCCAAAACCATGAAGCGGACGATCGCGTCGCGCGCGATCGGTCGCGGGCTTGCCAAGGTCGAGCCTTCCAGCCCCAACACCATGATCGCGTTTGCCGCGAAGGCCGGATCGACGGCATCCGACGGCGATAGCAAGAACAGTCCGTTTGCGGCGGCCTTGGTCAATCACCTCACAAAGCCCGGCCTCGATCTTCGAAAGGCGTTCGGCTTCGTGCGCGACGATGTCTTGAAGGCAACGGGAAATGCGCAGGAGCCGTTCGTGTACGGCTCGTTGGGCGGCAACGACGTAACGCTGGTGCCTGCCGCGCCTGCCGTTGTCGCTGCGCCGGTCGATCAAGACGCCACGATGCGACGCGACTATGAATTCGCCGACCGGGTGGGGACGAAACCGGTGTGGGATGCCTTCATCGAGAAGTATCCTTCGGGGTTCTTTACCGCGCTTGCCAAGGCGCAGCGTGACAAGCTCGCCGCAGAAGCCGCGCGGATCGAAGCAACCAACAAGGCAAAAGCCGCCCAGGAAGAGCAGGCGCGTTTGGTTGCCGAAGGAGCCAAGGCCGCAGAACAGGCCAGGGCTGCCGAACAAGCCAAGGCCGCCGAGAAAGCCCGCATCGCCGCCGAACAGGCCAAGAAAGCTGAAGAGGCGAAGGTCGCAGAAGCCGAACGTGCGAAGGCCGCTGCCATAGCGAAGGCTGCGGAGGAAGCCAAGGCGGCGGAGGCAGCCAGGGCTTCCGCAGAAGCCAAGGCCGCTGCTGAAAAAAAGGCAAAGGAAGAAAAGCTTGCCGCGCTGACGCCGCCGTCGGACCAATCCGATCAGCCGAGGGCGGTCGATCTTCCTCGCTCGCTCCAGGCCGAACTGCGGCGGGTCGGCTGCAACACCGGCGCGGTCGATGGCAACTGGAATGCGGCCTCGCAGCGGTCGCTCGATCTCTTCAACAAGCACGCTGGCATGAAGCTGGAGGTCAAGGTTGCGAGCGTCGACGCGCTGGATGTCGTCAAGAGCAAGACGACGCGCGTTTGCCCGTTGATCTGCGATCATGGGTTCAAGGTCGATGGCGAGCGATGCACAAAGATTACGTGTCGTGCTGGTTACGAAGTTGGCAACGACAATACGTGCGAAAAGATTGAAGTGAAAAAGCCGGCCGCGAAACGCGATGATCCGAAACGCGACAAGTCAGAGCGCGCTAAGGTCGATGCCGTGCCGTCAAAACCGGAGGCATCAGGTCAGATAATATGCGCACAACAGGGTGGATGCAGACCTGTTGCGAAAGGCTGTCGTTTGGTTTACGGCCCGGTTTTCAGTGGCACCAACAATGTCTGGCAAAACAAAGAGGTGTGCAATTAA
- a CDS encoding peroxiredoxin, which yields MALQIGATAPDFEAETTEGKIKFHDWIGNNWALLFSHPKDFTPVCTTELGALAKLKPEFDKRGVKLMGLSVDPVDRHSKWSEDIKETQGAAPNYPMIGDIDFNVSKLYDMLPASTSGDPLTRTPADNQTVRNVFVIGPDKKIKLVLVYPMTTGRNFAEILRAIDSLQMTAKHRVATPADWKQGEDVIIAGSVSDDEAKTIYPAGWKAPKPYIRIVPQPK from the coding sequence ATGGCACTCCAGATTGGCGCAACCGCTCCCGATTTCGAAGCTGAGACCACGGAAGGGAAAATCAAATTCCACGACTGGATTGGCAACAACTGGGCGCTTTTGTTCTCGCACCCGAAGGACTTCACGCCGGTTTGCACCACCGAACTCGGCGCTCTCGCGAAGTTGAAGCCGGAGTTCGACAAGCGCGGCGTCAAGCTGATGGGCTTGAGCGTCGATCCTGTCGACCGGCATTCGAAATGGTCCGAGGACATCAAGGAGACGCAGGGCGCGGCGCCGAACTATCCGATGATCGGCGACATCGATTTCAACGTCTCCAAGCTCTACGACATGCTGCCGGCCTCAACCTCGGGGGATCCGCTCACGCGCACGCCAGCCGACAACCAGACCGTCCGCAATGTGTTCGTGATCGGTCCGGACAAGAAGATCAAGCTGGTGCTGGTCTATCCGATGACCACGGGCCGCAACTTCGCGGAAATCCTGCGCGCGATCGATTCCCTGCAGATGACGGCCAAGCATCGCGTCGCCACGCCGGCCGACTGGAAACAGGGCGAGGACGTCATCATCGCGGGCTCGGTGTCCGACGACGAGGCGAAGACGATCTATCCGGCGGGCTGGAAAGCGCCGAAGCCGTATATCCGGATCGTGCCGCAACCGAAGTGA
- a CDS encoding methyl-accepting chemotaxis protein, producing MTTQSTGKFLPALKLRLGTKAVICAILLIAVNTALVVGAAHWSLTSEFGDRALRDIEVNLRTLGLAFAETYSDAKITIKDGAVARAEISKMPEFKDHAIVDRAVGYAGGNATLFVYDDASNQFVRRTTNVKKENGDRAVGTQLAADHPGQAVVRRGEAYRGPATLFGKTFMTAYYPIVNSAGKVIGLLYVGIPMAHYESMLSHAIQNMAIAAGIAALLVMMLTMLIVRRVTKPLTSVTASLTAIANGNADVEIDCDDRTDEIGEIARTLAVFKNNSVERRRLRDEQTAAAAAAAEQRKSELRGFVDEFQTGVGGILDKVLSSSSEFERVARQLTDTARTTASLSGKSAGASETASEHVRTAAAASDELSSSIAEITRRVQESNGIAADAVKQAAATDQRINELSEAGARIGDVVKLITSIAEQTNLLALNATIEAARAGDAGRGFAVVAQEVKSLAGQTAKATEEISSQIGSMQLATEESVSAIKAIGQTIERISDIATSISAAVEQQRGATQNIAQSVRAAASGTADVAANVRNAAQGANETGETSSRMFASAQNLSSESLHLKAEVEKFLDRVRAA from the coding sequence ATGACCACGCAATCCACTGGAAAGTTCCTGCCGGCGCTCAAGCTGCGCCTCGGTACCAAGGCTGTCATCTGTGCGATCCTCCTGATCGCGGTTAATACCGCGCTGGTGGTCGGGGCGGCCCATTGGTCGCTGACCTCCGAATTCGGCGACCGGGCGCTGCGGGACATCGAGGTCAACCTGCGCACGCTGGGTCTGGCATTTGCCGAGACCTACAGCGACGCCAAGATCACCATCAAGGATGGGGCGGTCGCCCGGGCCGAAATTTCGAAGATGCCCGAGTTCAAGGACCACGCGATTGTCGATCGCGCGGTGGGCTATGCCGGCGGCAACGCGACGCTTTTCGTCTATGACGACGCCAGCAACCAGTTCGTCCGTCGCACCACCAATGTGAAGAAGGAGAACGGCGACCGCGCCGTCGGCACCCAGCTCGCGGCCGACCATCCCGGGCAGGCGGTGGTGCGCCGCGGAGAGGCCTACCGCGGCCCGGCGACGCTGTTCGGCAAGACGTTCATGACGGCCTACTACCCGATCGTGAATTCGGCCGGCAAGGTGATCGGGCTGCTGTATGTCGGCATTCCCATGGCTCACTACGAGAGCATGCTGTCGCATGCCATTCAGAACATGGCGATCGCAGCCGGCATTGCCGCGCTGCTGGTGATGATGCTGACCATGCTGATCGTGCGCCGGGTGACCAAGCCGCTGACGTCGGTCACGGCCTCGCTTACCGCCATCGCCAACGGCAACGCCGACGTCGAAATCGACTGCGACGACCGGACGGACGAGATCGGCGAGATTGCGCGTACGCTTGCGGTGTTCAAGAACAACTCGGTCGAACGTCGGCGCCTGCGCGACGAACAGACCGCGGCTGCCGCAGCCGCTGCCGAGCAGCGCAAGTCGGAATTGCGCGGCTTCGTCGACGAGTTCCAGACCGGCGTTGGCGGCATCCTCGACAAGGTGCTGAGCTCATCCAGCGAATTCGAGCGCGTGGCCCGCCAGCTCACCGACACCGCGCGGACTACCGCAAGCCTGTCCGGCAAGTCGGCCGGCGCTTCTGAGACCGCCTCCGAGCATGTCCGCACCGCGGCGGCCGCCTCCGACGAGCTCTCCAGCTCCATCGCCGAAATCACCCGCCGGGTCCAGGAATCGAACGGCATCGCGGCCGACGCCGTCAAGCAGGCCGCCGCCACCGACCAGCGCATCAACGAATTGTCGGAAGCCGGCGCCCGGATCGGTGACGTGGTGAAGCTGATCACCTCGATCGCCGAGCAGACCAACCTTTTGGCGCTCAACGCCACCATCGAGGCGGCGCGGGCGGGCGATGCCGGGCGCGGCTTTGCCGTGGTGGCGCAGGAGGTCAAGAGCCTCGCCGGTCAAACCGCGAAGGCGACGGAAGAGATTTCCAGCCAGATCGGCAGCATGCAGCTTGCGACCGAAGAGTCGGTCAGCGCGATCAAGGCGATCGGCCAGACCATCGAGCGCATCAGCGATATCGCCACCTCGATCTCGGCGGCGGTCGAGCAGCAGCGTGGCGCGACCCAGAACATCGCGCAGAGCGTTCGCGCGGCGGCGAGCGGCACGGCCGATGTTGCGGCCAACGTCCGCAACGCCGCGCAGGGCGCCAACGAGACCGGCGAGACCTCGAGCCGGATGTTTGCTTCTGCACAGAATCTGTCGAGCGAAAGCCTGCACCTGAAGGCCGAGGTCGAAAAATTCCTCGACCGCGTCCGCGCCGCCTGA
- a CDS encoding caspase family protein yields MRAFLGIVLTAWLTLLAGQPAFAEKRVALVIGNSAYRNVAKLSNPANDAAAVAAMFKSAGFDTVESKLNLTVGELRKTLRDFGNRTRDADVAVIYYAGHGIELDGTNYLIPIDATLETDADVLDETLPLDRVLFAVEPARQLRLVILDACRDNPFAKNMKRTIASRAIGRGLAKVEPSSPNTMIAFAAKAGSTASDGDSKNSPFAAALVNHLTKPGLDLRKAFGFVRDDVLKATGNAQEPFVYGSLGGNDVTLVPAAPAVVAAPVDQDATMRRDYEFADRVGTKPVWDAFIEKYPSGFFTALAKAQRDKLAAEAARIEATNKAKAAQEEQARLAIEGAKAAEQAKAAEQAKAAEKARIAAELKKKAEETKVAEAERAKAAAIAKAAEEAKAAEAAKMAAEAKVAAEKKASEEKLASLTPPADQSDQPRAVDLPRSLQAELRRVGCNTGTVDGNWNAASQRSLDLFNKHAGMKLEVKVASVDALDVVKSKTTRVCPLICDHGFKADGERCIKITCRAGYEVGDDNTCEKIEVKKPTAKRDEPKAKVGAPERAKAEAAPSKPQASGQIFCDGQGCRPVPKGCSLNPGGNGPGPGGNLNTGKPMTCN; encoded by the coding sequence ATGCGCGCCTTTCTGGGCATTGTCTTGACGGCCTGGCTGACTTTGCTGGCTGGCCAGCCCGCGTTTGCCGAGAAGCGCGTCGCGCTGGTGATCGGCAATTCCGCCTACCGGAACGTGGCCAAGCTCAGCAACCCCGCGAACGATGCGGCGGCTGTTGCCGCGATGTTCAAATCGGCGGGATTCGATACCGTCGAATCCAAACTGAACCTGACCGTCGGCGAGTTGCGCAAGACGCTACGCGACTTCGGCAACAGGACCCGCGACGCGGACGTCGCCGTTATCTATTACGCCGGCCACGGCATCGAGCTGGATGGCACCAACTATCTCATTCCGATCGACGCGACGCTCGAGACCGATGCCGATGTGCTGGATGAGACGCTGCCGCTCGATCGTGTGTTGTTTGCTGTAGAGCCGGCTAGGCAATTGCGGCTGGTGATCCTCGATGCCTGCCGAGATAATCCATTCGCAAAAAACATGAAGCGGACGATCGCGTCGCGCGCGATCGGCCGCGGCCTCGCCAAGGTCGAGCCTTCCAGTCCCAACACGATGATCGCCTTTGCCGCGAAGGCCGGATCGACCGCATCGGACGGCGATAGCAAGAACAGCCCGTTCGCAGCGGCGCTGGTCAATCACCTCACCAAGCCGGGCCTCGATCTTCGAAAGGCATTCGGCTTCGTGCGTGACGATGTCTTGAAGGCAACGGGCAATGCGCAGGAACCATTTGTCTATGGTTCGTTGGGCGGCAACGACGTAACGCTGGTGCCTGCCGCACCTGCCGTTGTCGCTGCGCCGGTCGATCAGGACGCCACGATGCGGCGCGACTATGAATTCGCTGACCGGGTCGGGACGAAACCGGTCTGGGATGCCTTCATCGAGAAGTATCCTTCGGGGTTCTTTACCGCGCTTGCCAAGGCGCAGCGCGACAAGCTCGCCGCAGAAGCCGCGCGGATCGAAGCTACCAACAAGGCAAAAGCAGCTCAGGAAGAGCAGGCACGGCTCGCGATCGAAGGCGCCAAGGCCGCTGAACAGGCCAAGGCTGCGGAACAAGCCAAGGCTGCCGAGAAAGCCCGCATCGCCGCCGAACTGAAGAAGAAAGCCGAAGAGACAAAGGTTGCGGAAGCGGAACGAGCAAAGGCTGCTGCCATAGCGAAGGCGGCCGAGGAGGCGAAGGCAGCGGAAGCAGCCAAGATGGCCGCAGAAGCAAAGGTCGCTGCCGAAAAGAAGGCGAGCGAAGAAAAGCTTGCCTCTTTGACGCCGCCGGCGGACCAATCCGATCAGCCGAGGGCGGTCGACCTTCCACGCTCGCTCCAGGCCGAACTGCGACGGGTCGGCTGCAACACCGGCACAGTCGATGGCAACTGGAATGCGGCTTCGCAGCGGTCGCTCGACCTGTTCAACAAGCACGCGGGCATGAAGCTGGAGGTCAAAGTTGCGAGCGTCGATGCGCTCGATGTCGTCAAAAGCAAAACGACGCGCGTTTGTCCGCTGATTTGCGATCATGGCTTTAAAGCCGACGGCGAGCGCTGCATCAAGATCACGTGCCGGGCAGGCTACGAAGTCGGCGACGACAACACTTGCGAAAAGATCGAAGTAAAAAAGCCGACCGCGAAACGTGATGAGCCGAAAGCAAAGGTGGGCGCCCCAGAGCGCGCGAAGGCGGAAGCTGCGCCCTCAAAACCGCAGGCATCGGGACAGATTTTTTGCGACGGCCAGGGATGCCGTCCGGTTCCCAAAGGTTGTTCGCTTAATCCGGGTGGCAATGGCCCGGGTCCTGGTGGAAACCTCAACACGGGAAAGCCGATGACTTGCAATTAA
- a CDS encoding CopG family ribbon-helix-helix protein, which yields MKSTTFTVRVDTGVKKRLERLAKSTGRSRSFLAAEAINEYLEINEWQVAGIKRAIASLDRGEGIPHDQVKDWVASWGSVSEKPAPKSS from the coding sequence ATGAAGTCGACAACCTTTACGGTGCGCGTCGATACGGGCGTGAAGAAGCGGCTGGAGCGATTGGCCAAGAGTACTGGTCGCAGTCGTTCCTTTCTCGCCGCCGAGGCCATCAACGAATATCTCGAAATCAATGAATGGCAGGTGGCCGGTATCAAGCGCGCCATCGCCTCGCTCGATCGCGGCGAGGGGATTCCGCACGACCAGGTTAAGGATTGGGTCGCTTCTTGGGGAAGCGTAAGCGAGAAACCGGCGCCCAAGAGTTCATGA
- a CDS encoding DMT family transporter, which translates to MTGDFEKIAARAAPAIFVVLWSTGFIGTKYVLNSAEPLTYLAIRMACVVGLMMIIVAVARPRWPDRIGIAHSAVAGILVHGIYLGGTAIAIAHSIPAGLSALIPGLQPILTSTLASRWLGERVTPLQWSGLLLGLAGVVLILHDRPMSGEAGWGWLASAISLISITLGTLYQRRYCSAIDWRSGNLVQYVAVTIFFGLGAWLFETNEVHWTTEFILALAWLAVVLSIGSIGLLYWLIRRSAATSVASLFYLVPAVTSLMAYVLFGERLDAVSIAGMAACAAAVLVVNRRSV; encoded by the coding sequence ATGACTGGCGACTTCGAAAAAATTGCCGCGCGCGCGGCGCCGGCGATCTTCGTCGTGCTCTGGAGCACGGGCTTCATCGGCACCAAATATGTGCTGAACAGCGCCGAGCCGCTGACCTATCTCGCGATCCGAATGGCGTGCGTGGTGGGACTGATGATGATCATCGTCGCGGTCGCGCGGCCGCGCTGGCCAGATCGCATCGGCATCGCGCACAGCGCCGTCGCTGGCATTCTCGTGCACGGCATCTATCTCGGCGGTACGGCGATCGCGATCGCACATTCGATTCCGGCTGGGCTCTCGGCTTTGATTCCGGGCCTGCAGCCGATCCTCACCTCGACGCTTGCGAGCCGCTGGCTCGGCGAGCGCGTTACGCCGCTGCAATGGAGCGGATTGCTGCTCGGGCTCGCCGGCGTCGTGCTGATCCTGCACGACAGGCCGATGAGCGGAGAGGCGGGCTGGGGATGGCTCGCCTCGGCCATCTCGCTAATCAGCATCACACTCGGCACGCTGTATCAGCGGCGCTACTGCAGCGCGATCGACTGGCGGTCCGGCAATCTCGTGCAATACGTCGCGGTGACGATCTTCTTCGGTCTCGGCGCATGGCTGTTCGAGACCAACGAGGTGCATTGGACCACCGAGTTCATCCTGGCGCTGGCCTGGCTTGCGGTCGTGCTATCGATCGGATCGATCGGGCTGCTCTATTGGCTGATCCGGCGCTCGGCCGCGACGTCGGTAGCGAGCCTGTTCTATCTGGTGCCCGCGGTGACGTCGCTGATGGCCTATGTGCTGTTCGGCGAGCGGCTGGACGCGGTCTCGATCGCCGGCATGGCCGCCTGCGCGGCGGCCGTGCTGGTGGTCAACCGCCGCTCAGTTTGA
- a CDS encoding bifunctional diguanylate cyclase/phosphodiesterase produces the protein MLNIPSDDVIAESQPLFGRGMPWRIRLSAIQWLILSAAGLVVAIMLGTGYFAMQYRERALEVAERELNNSALLLSRHFDQQLNDLQHVHEDVVSGMRADGVDTPEEFEQRMSTLSAHEMLRSKLSALPHVGALNLWDVKGWLINSSEMWPVPDLSIADRQYFKEFTSGKPTTDVIVEPVVSKVTRNWTTLFARKIVGRNGEIIGFASRGVEPSHFEAFVGSLELNSDTAISMIHRNGTIIARYPKDDRLIGFNVAGSEAFQRALAVDGNISGRFTSARLAEDKVGAVKSLMHFPILIVATTRTEAALADWRAQTRLQFFAAALAIIVVIGMVFLIVRQLRRQHAAAQRKLSEKSQHLDTAINNMTQGLLLFDSSGRLVICNRRYIDMFGLSPEVVKPGCHLRDLIRHRQERGSFLGDVDAYCERFLDPNGSLVQDTVTSTPDGRTIRLIFKRSADGGWAATLEDVTEGRRDQARIEHLAHYDALTNLPNRTLFQRHAEGLLLETEGHEFAILYIDIDEFKRINDTLGHLIGDEFLKGVAERLRQSVGAEDFIARLGGDEFAILQHGIESAEDVRALVARIYQALRTPFDCHGHQLSSDASIGIAIAPRDGSDLFDLLKNADLAMYAAKAAGRRTYRFFDPEMEQQANHRRELEADLREALVQGGFELHYQPQVDLSGDGVTGCEALLRWRHPVRGMISPADFVPVAEETGLIEEIGQWVLRTACAEAAVWPAHVRIAVNVSPIQFRSETLSMKVAAALAETGLDPRRLELEITEAVLIADDDAALATLNQLRALGIHIALDDFGTGYSSLQYLQRFPFDKIKIDRSFVKEVTRNSSSASIIRAVVSIAADRNMITTAEGVETLQQRETVQRLGCTQMQGYLFSAARPAQEIRALLASGEAGVEAAA, from the coding sequence ATGCTGAATATTCCGTCGGACGACGTTATCGCGGAGAGCCAGCCGCTGTTTGGTCGCGGCATGCCGTGGCGGATCAGGCTGAGCGCGATCCAGTGGCTGATCCTGAGTGCCGCAGGGCTCGTGGTCGCGATCATGCTCGGCACCGGCTATTTCGCCATGCAATACCGCGAGCGGGCGCTGGAAGTCGCCGAGCGCGAACTCAACAACAGCGCGCTCTTGCTGTCACGGCATTTCGACCAGCAATTGAACGATCTCCAGCATGTGCATGAGGACGTCGTATCCGGCATGCGGGCCGACGGGGTCGATACGCCGGAAGAATTCGAACAGAGAATGTCGACCTTAAGCGCGCACGAGATGCTGCGCAGCAAGCTTTCGGCGCTACCCCATGTCGGCGCGCTGAACCTGTGGGACGTCAAGGGATGGCTGATCAATTCCTCCGAGATGTGGCCGGTCCCCGATCTCAGCATCGCGGACCGTCAGTACTTCAAGGAGTTCACGTCGGGAAAGCCGACCACCGATGTGATCGTCGAGCCGGTCGTCAGCAAGGTGACGAGGAACTGGACTACGTTATTTGCGCGCAAGATCGTCGGCCGCAATGGCGAGATCATCGGATTTGCCAGCCGCGGCGTCGAACCGTCGCATTTCGAGGCCTTTGTCGGATCGCTGGAGCTCAACAGCGATACCGCGATCTCGATGATTCACCGCAACGGCACCATCATTGCGCGTTATCCGAAGGACGACAGGCTGATCGGCTTCAATGTCGCCGGAAGCGAAGCCTTTCAACGCGCGCTGGCCGTGGATGGCAATATATCCGGGCGCTTCACCAGCGCGAGGCTGGCGGAAGACAAGGTCGGCGCGGTCAAGTCGCTCATGCACTTCCCGATCCTGATCGTGGCGACCACCCGAACGGAGGCTGCGTTGGCCGACTGGCGGGCGCAGACCAGACTGCAATTCTTCGCGGCCGCGCTGGCGATCATCGTCGTGATCGGCATGGTCTTCCTGATCGTGCGCCAGCTCCGCCGCCAGCATGCCGCCGCGCAGCGCAAGCTTTCGGAGAAGAGCCAGCATCTCGACACCGCCATCAACAACATGACGCAGGGCCTGCTGCTGTTCGATTCCTCGGGCCGTCTCGTGATCTGCAACCGGCGCTATATCGATATGTTCGGGCTCTCGCCGGAAGTCGTCAAACCCGGCTGTCATCTGCGCGACCTGATCCGGCACCGTCAGGAACGCGGCTCCTTTCTCGGCGACGTCGACGCCTATTGCGAACGCTTCCTCGATCCCAACGGCAGTCTCGTTCAGGACACCGTGACCTCGACGCCGGATGGACGCACGATCCGGCTGATCTTCAAGCGGTCGGCGGACGGCGGCTGGGCCGCGACGCTGGAAGACGTTACCGAAGGCCGACGCGACCAGGCCAGGATCGAACATCTCGCCCATTACGACGCGCTGACCAATCTGCCGAACCGGACCCTGTTCCAGCGCCATGCGGAGGGGCTGCTGCTGGAAACGGAGGGCCACGAGTTCGCGATTCTCTATATCGACATCGACGAGTTCAAACGCATCAATGACACGCTGGGACATCTGATCGGCGACGAGTTCCTGAAGGGCGTGGCGGAGCGGTTGCGCCAGTCGGTCGGCGCTGAGGATTTCATCGCCCGCCTCGGCGGGGACGAATTCGCTATCCTTCAGCACGGCATCGAGAGCGCCGAGGACGTTCGCGCGCTGGTCGCGCGGATCTATCAGGCGCTGCGTACCCCGTTCGACTGCCATGGCCATCAGCTTTCCAGCGATGCCAGCATCGGCATCGCGATTGCCCCGCGCGACGGCTCGGACCTTTTCGATCTCCTGAAGAACGCCGATCTCGCAATGTATGCGGCGAAGGCCGCCGGCCGCAGGACCTATCGCTTCTTCGATCCGGAGATGGAGCAGCAGGCCAATCATCGACGCGAGCTGGAGGCAGACTTGCGCGAGGCGCTGGTGCAGGGCGGGTTTGAACTGCACTATCAGCCGCAGGTCGATCTGAGCGGCGACGGCGTCACTGGCTGTGAGGCGCTATTGCGCTGGCGGCATCCGGTGCGCGGCATGATCTCGCCTGCCGACTTCGTGCCGGTCGCCGAGGAGACCGGCCTGATCGAGGAGATCGGGCAATGGGTGTTGCGCACCGCCTGTGCCGAAGCCGCAGTCTGGCCGGCTCATGTCCGAATCGCCGTCAACGTCTCGCCGATCCAGTTCCGGTCGGAAACGCTGTCGATGAAAGTCGCCGCTGCCCTTGCCGAGACGGGACTTGACCCGCGCCGGCTGGAGCTGGAGATCACGGAAGCCGTCCTGATCGCGGACGACGACGCGGCGCTGGCGACGCTGAACCAGCTCCGCGCGCTCGGCATTCATATCGCGCTCGACGATTTCGGCACCGGCTATTCCTCGCTGCAATATCTGCAGCGCTTCCCGTTCGACAAGATCAAGATCGACCGCTCCTTCGTCAAGGAAGTGACGCGCAATTCCTCGTCGGCCTCGATCATCCGCGCGGTGGTCAGCATCGCCGCCGACCGCAACATGATCACCACGGCCGAAGGCGTCGAGACGTTGCAGCAGCGCGAGACCGTGCAGCGTCTCGGATGCACGCAGATGCAGGGTTATCTGTTCAGCGCCGCGCGCCCTGCGCAGGAAATCCGCGCGCTCTTGGCATCGGGGGAGGCCGGCGTCGAAGCCGCGGCGTGA